The DNA region CATCGATTTCTCGCCAATTTCATATATGCAGCAATTTTTGATTATACCACTGTTTTTTAGGCCGGCAAGGTTATTGCCGGCTCAACCAGGCAATGCTGGCGCGAATCCAGGCTTCGGCATCTGTGTTTTCAGACAAACTGGCGTCTTCAGAGAGGGCAGACAGGGCTTCCATTACCTCTGGACTGGTATATCCCAACGCTAGCAGCGTCATTTCCACATCTTCTTGAAGTGCCGTCGCAACCCCTGCCGGCACCGGCATCGCTAATCCCGATTGCTGCCGCCATTCTGCCAGTTTGGTTTTAAGTTCCAAAGCAATCCGTTCCGCTGTTTTCGCCCCCACTCCCGGCGTTTTCGCTAGCTGGCGGGTATTACTGGTGACAATTGCCTGGACTAAATCTTGCAATCCTAGGGTATCAAGCAAGGCAATCGCTAATTGAGCGCCAATCCCACTGACACTCACTAGCTGGCGAAACAAATCCCGTTCCGCAGCGGAGGCAAATCCGTAGAGTACCTGTTGATCTTCCCGAATTTGTAAGTGAGTGAACACTTGAAATGCTTCTCCGGCTGCCGGCAACTGCTGCACCATGCGCGGCGGGATTTGCAGGTCATATCCCACCTGATTTACCTCTAAAGTGAGGGTAATTCGATTTGCCGTGCTTTTATGAATGCCGGCAACTTTACCTTTGAGATAACTGATCATTCACTCTGTAATTAGATGTCATTAAACTGCTTACAAAACAATAAAAGAGTAGATTTTTCCGGGATTGGAGCTAGAAAATACCCGAATATCGTTTAAACCGAACCTACCCTGAAAATGGTTTGCCTAATCCTTGTAAAATAGTTAAGTTAAAAATTAAATTTTATAATATTTTAACTTTATAAGCTTGTCTTTAGTATAATTTTCCAGATTTTACATTTTCCCATTCTTGAAAAATTTCTAAATTTTCTTCTTTCATAAAACCTCCCTGAATTTCAATAGAGCTATTTCCTAATTGTTTCATTTGCTGATTGGAAATGTTTAGCTCTCTGAAACCGGCATTCTGGGCATCTTCGATGCTGGTTCCGTAGACAATTTTGGAAATATTTGCCCAATGACAAGCACTAAAGCACATGGGACAAGGTTCGCAAGTGGAATAAATCACACAACCAGACAAATCAATCGTATTTAATTTTTTGCACGCTTCTCGAATCGCGTGAACTTCGGCATGAGCGGTAATATCTGTACTTTGCCAAACAACATTATGCACGCAACTGATAACTTCTCCATCTTTGACAATACACGCGCCAAAAGGAGTTGGCCCTTTTGTTAGACCTTCTTTGGCTTTTTCGATTGCCATTTTCATGAATTTTTCATCGGTCATTTTTTAGTTCTCCTCCCTGTTGTTGATGTTAACTATTCCCAAAAGTTGCAATTTTACAAGCTTAAATTAGGGAAAGAATCAGGCAATTTACGAACGCTTCTTACCTTTTTTGCTCAACTGACCGGCTATTGCTAATTCTGCCCTAAGAAAATCAACAAATTGCCGCGCTGTACGCCCAGAACGACCGTTATGGCGAGTTGCCCACTGTAGTGCTTTATAATCTAAATCTTCTTGACTGAGATTAATGCCGGCTTGCGCTGCGAGATGGCGGACAATTTTGAGGTAAGTGTCTTGATTTGCCGGCTCGAATGTTAAAGTTAAACCAAAGCGGTCGCTAAATGAAAGCTTTTCTTGAACCGTATCCCAAGCGTGAACTTCCTCACCGCTACTCGGACGGGGACGATCATCAAAAAATTCTCGAATTAAGTGCCGCCGGTTAGATGTCGCATAGACAATTACATTTTGAGGTCTAGCGGTAATATTTCCTTCCAAAACTACTTTCAGTGCTTTAAAGGCATCGTCATCTTCTTCAAAGGAAAGGTCATCCACAAAAATTATAAATTTTTGCGGTAAATTCCGCAACTGCTCAACAATTGTCGGCAAGTCTTTCATGTCAGATTTTGCCACTTCAACAAGACGCAAACCCCGTTCGCCGCATTCATTCAACAAGGCTTTCACTAACGAAGATTTACCAGAACCACGGCTGCCATAAAGCAAGACGTGCAGCGCTGGAAAACCGGCTAATAAAAATTCTGTATTTTTAAGTAAGGTTTCTCGCTGAAGTTCATAACCCATTAACTCATTAAGTTTGATAGAATCCGGGTGTGGAATTTTGACTAATTTCCCTGAATTCCATCGTACCGCCCGCGCCTCTGCAAACAAGCCAGTGCCGTACTTCTGATAATAATTTGTTAAATTTTCTAGGGCACCTGACCAGTTGTTTTGCGATTGCAAGAATGATACAATTTGCAGCTTAGATGTAGCTTTTTCTTCAGTCTGTTCATAATCCCAAACAACCGGCGCATCGGGTATTGCGGAAGCAGTTTGCACCCACCGGCTTAACTGTTCACCGCTGCAATAATACAGACTTTGCAGGGCTTGTAAATCATGTTGGGCGGCAGCGATGAGTGCCGACGGCAAATTGTCGAATTCAGTTTGCTGCGCGTGTTGGGTAAAGGGATTCTCATCTTTAAGAATTTGAGCGATTAGATAATTTTGCCAGCTTTGATTTTTGGTAGCCAAAGCTTTGAACCAACTGCCATAGGCTTGCAGGCAATTCGTACCACTAGCATCGCTTTGGTGGAGGGCTTGCAAGAGGTTGAGGAAAGTTTGACCAACAGTGCCGGTGAGAACGTTTTGGTAGAGTAGCAGGGAGGCTGCTTGGCGTTGCAGGAACCGGATAGAAGCGATGGTGTGAGTATTGGGAAAAGACATGATTACAATTGTATAGCAGTAAGGGATGCGTTGCTTCCATGTTTAAGGTTATACCTTAGTGAGAGGAGACAACACTTTTCTGAAACGAGAGTCAACCGTACCTAAAATAGGAGTAAGCATGAGTCCAGCTAAAATTCACGGTGCTGAATATTCTATTGGCAAAGTTTTTAGTGATGATTTTGTCTTTACAATTCCTCTCTATCAGCGTCCCTATGCTTGGACAACAGAGCAAGCCGGTGAAATGCTTGAAGACCTCATCGCCTTTTTGGGAGATGGTTACAAATCTATTGAGAATGTCAATCCCTACTTCCTCGGCAGTATTGTACTGATTAAAGGCGATTCGCCTGAAGCGGATGTTGTAGATGGTCAGCAACGCCTCACCACCCTCACAATTTTGCTAGCGGCTTTGCGATCCTTGATGCAGACAGAAAAGGCGAAACACTTGACTCCGTTTCTTTATGAGATTGGGAACCGATTTAAAGGGAGTAAGGACAACTATCGCCTGACTTTACGCGAGCGAGATGCAGAGTTTTTTAAAAAAAATATTCAGAAAGAAGGGGGAATTAATAACCTGGCTGAATTAAACTCTGCTGTCCTGTCCGATAGCCAGAAAAATATTAAAGAGAACGCGCTGCTATTTATTAAACGTTTGCAAGAACTTCCAGAATCTAAACAAGATGACCTCGCTGAATTTATCATCACTCAATGTTTTATGGTTGTCGTTTCCACTCCCGATATGGATTCGGCTTACCGCATCTTTTCGGTGCTGAATGATCGAGGCTTAGATTTGTCGTATACTGACATTTTAAAATCCGAAATTATTGGAAAAATACCTGAAACCGCACAACAAGAAGCCTACACAGCCAAGTGGGAAGCAATTGAAGAGAGGCTAGGGCGCGAGACATTTAAGGATCTTTTCGCTCACATCCGCATGATTTACCGTAAAGCGAAGCAGAGTGAAAGTATTCTTAAGGAATTTCGCAAAGAGGTGCTGCCGGCGAAAACTCCTCAGCAGTTTATCGATGAAACCCTAGAGCCTCTTGCTGATGCTTTTTATGATATTAAAAATTTATCTTATCAAAGTGAAAAGTTTGCTGAGAAAATCAATGGAATGTTTAAATGCTTAAATCAAATTGATAATTCTGATTGGATGCCCCCGGCAATTTTTTATCTATCGCAGAATTATAACAAACCAGACTTGCTCGTGCGCTTTTTTAATGATTTGGAGCGCCTTGCTGCCGGTTTGATGATTCAGCGATTTAATATTAACAAACGCATTGAATCCTACCGCCGGTTATTAATGGCTATCGAACAAGGCGAAGATTTATACACATCGGCATCTCCGCTTCAGCTTACTCCTGAAGCTCAGAATAATATCCTGCAAATTCTCAATGGGGATATTTATTTAGTTCCGAAAATTTGCAGTTATACCTTGCTTCGCTTAGACGCCAAACTTTCTGAAGGTGAAGCATCTTATCATTTCCCTAATGTAACGGTCGAACACGTACTACCTCAATCACCCGCTGCTAACAGCGAGTGGATGCAATGGTTTCCGACTCAGGAAGAAAGACAGAAATATGTACATCGCTTAGGAAATTTGGTTTTGCTGTCCCGCAAAAAAAACAGTCGGGCACAAAACTACCACTTTGATCGTAAAAAACAGCAATATTTCACAACTCAAAGTGGTGTTTCTGCATTTGCGATAACGACCCAAGTGCTGCACGAAAAGGAATGGACAACGGCAGTCATTGAGCGCCGGCAGAAGAATTTAATGGATGTTCTCAAAAACCTTTGGCGTTTATAATCGCAATAACCTTTGGCGTTTATAATCCCAATTGGATCGGAAATCAAATTTATTAGACAGTCGCACTGTAACTAAACAAAACAGTACAGATGAGATTGATTAATCGTTAAAAAGATAAAGATTGCCGGCTGCATTGGAGGTAACAACCGGCATCAAATCTTCTTCCTTTTAAACAGCGGAATCTTCGCTAGAGATTCGCTCATCCGCCGTCTGCCGGTTTGGAACCGTATAGTAACTAGCAACAATCGCCACCATCAGCCACCAAAGCGTACTAACTTCAGGACGATACCAAACCGTATCGACAAAGCCATGAGCGAGCATACCGGCAATCGTGGCAATTGCTGCGATTAACCAATACCCTTCCGCACTACCCAGCCGGCGTAATCTGGCAAGCTGCACCCGTGCTTGGTTAAACGTCACTAACAGCAGCCAAATAAAACAAATTAAGCCAATAAAGCCGGTTTCTACTGCTACTTCCAGCCAAATAGAATAGGCACTCAAGGCAGTAAAACGCGGCTTCATATAAAGCGGGTAAATTTTATTAAAAGCCGAGTTACCTGGGCCAATTCCTAAAATCGGACGATCTCGAATCATCGCTAGTACAGCATCCCAAACATTAATGCGGAAATTATTACTGCTGTCCTTGCGATCCAGAAAAATACTGAACACGCGATCGCGCACCGGCTCAACAAACATCACCGCCACAATTAACGCCGCAACTGCCCCTCCCAACACTGCCGGCATCGCCCAAGTGCGCCAGAAAGGTGGCAACTCAATGCTGATCCAATAAACCAGTAACAGCATCATGATACCCAGGGAAACCACCATGCCGATCCAGCCACCCCGGCTAAACGTCAGAATCAAGCAAGCTGAATGAACAACCGTCATCGTCAGCGCCAAAGCTTTCGCACCCCAACTGCGCCAAGCAAACATCGCCGCAATACTCAATGCCACAGCCGGCAGCAGATACCCAGCTAGAAGATTAGGATTTCCTAAATAGCTGTAAACCCGCGTCATATTCGCACTCGCAGACGTGGGATCTGTCCAAGTTGCCAATGGCGGTGCCCCAAAAAACCACTGCCGCATCCCGTAGACACTGACAATTAGGCAAGTATGTAAATACAACCCAATTAACCAAGCGCGAATCCGAGGCGAACGCAACAGTCGTGATAAGAGGGCAAACAGCAGCAAATAAAGCGTCAGCTTACCCCAGCCCACAAATGCCGCCTTTTTCACCGGCGATAGCGCGGTTGCCACGGTTGCCACACTCCAGTACAGCAACACCATCCAGTGAATCGGAGTCACACCGACTTGCGCCTCATCCGATAGCGTCAGCAGCAACCAAAAGCAAGCGCAGGCGATCAGTAAAACGCCCACCAAATCGTTTGATACAAAAGGAACCAGCGCAAATATCAAGCTCACCAATATTGCGGCAATTGGTTCACCCCACTGCATCAACACGCTACCCTTACGCCAAGCACGTAGGGGATCGCCGATTAAACGATAGAAATAGCTAGCAGTTTGCCACTTGTGTAGCAAAAAGTTTTCCAAAGTTAACTGTTGCCAAACAGAATTCATGAATTGCCTTTCACGTCCCAGAAACAATCGTTGTGGCTTTCGAGACCAAACTCGACTGTGAAATTTGCCAGATTCGAGTTCAGTCTCGAACGGCAAAAGTTATAAGCCATTATCTTGTAAAACGACTTAAAAGGCTCTAAAACAGGAACAAAGATATCCTGCCCATTTTTCTGTTAGCGTCAATTTTTCTTGATATCAGCCGGGATTCGGGCATTGTTTAACGGCTCATTTCCCAGTCCCGGCTTATTTTAGCTACCATAAGGCTCAGTGAAAGAAGCGGTGACTTCTGGCAAACTGACCACATATCGATACCCAGACTCCGGTGAGCCTTGGATTGAGATGTCTCCGTTGTGCATTTCTGCTAATACGCAGCTGAGCAACAGTCCTATGCCTTCACGAGAGCGGTTGCCACCAAATTGCCGCGCCGGCTCTAATCTTTCTGACTCAACCAGTGCCTCCAAATTCGACTCAGCTAGCATTTGCGCGTTCGTTATATGGGGCGTTTCCAGTTCGTCAGGTAGTTTACTGCTCTCATCCGCTGCTAGGGACTGTGAGAGGGTGAGTTCTGATAAAGGACAGGAAGACAGTGCTGCGAGGGGAAGCCCTTCTCCCAGCCAGGGGTGGGATACCCAAACCGCAATATTAAACCCAGAAATTCTGCGAGAGACATGGAGGCGAATAATACTGCCGGCAGTTGCAGATTGAATCACACAGAACAGCAGATTATATAGTAGCTGCTGGATCTTCAGCTTATCAAGCATCCAAATGCGATGACCCGGTTCGACGGATAAACGTATTTCTTGCTCTCGCCGGCTGGCATCTTGTTCTAAAGCGTTAATCACCTGCTGGCACAACATTTCAATATCAATCGCCGTCAGACGCAGTTCCGGCATACTGTCGTCCAGTTCTCCCAGCGCTAAAATTTCATCCACCAGCGAGATTAAATAACGGCCACTGCCGTGGATAATTTCTAGATATTCCTGCTGTTTGTTGTTTAAAGGCCCGTAAATTCCTCGTTCCAGTACACTCGCCATCCCCATCACTGAAGTCAGGGGTGTCCGTAAAGCCTGAGTAACGTGGGTGAGCATTTCGGCTTTAATTTGCTTGAGAGCCGTCTGGAAACCCCTTTGGCTCTGAGAGGCAAAACCGGCCCCAGAGCTAGAAAAACGCTGTGCCGGCTCACCGGCAAGGCGCTGGCGCTCAAATTCACTCATACACCAGCGGGCTGTCAGTTCCAAAAATTGAATTTCTTTAACGGTAAAGGTACGAGGGGCCAGATCCATTACGGCTAGCGTCCCCAAGCAATGGCCGGTCGATGTCAGCAGCGGGACTCCTAAATAAGCACGAATGCCGTACTGCTGCACGAGGGAACGATGAGCAAATAGGGGATGATTGGCTGTATCTCGGATAGCCAAAACCTTTGCACTTTCCACCACTTGGGAACAGAAACATTCATTCCGCAATAAGTGGATCTGAGCTTGCTGTTTCAGCGGCAGCAAATCGCTCAATCCCACCGCAGCTTTTAACCATTGCCGGTCTTTATCCAGCACTCCCAAAATGCAAATCGGGATTTCCAAAAAGTCAGCCGCTGTTTGGACAGCTTCCTCAAACACCGGCACTTTCTGCGCTTCTAACAATCCCAATTCTGCTAAGATCAGCAGGCGCTGCTCCTCCTGTGCTACCGCACTCAAACTATCAAGCGAATCCATTTGTTTGTTTTCGGGGGCTATCATAGCGGTTTTGGGTTGCGATCTAAAAATATTACAAACATTCATGTACGGTTGCAGGGAAGAGAGTTTTAGCTGATTCGCTCCCTGGCACCCTCCGCGATTGCCTTGAGTGCAGGCGATGTGCCGTCAGTTTGCCGAGGCGGTAAGAACTGAGGGGTTATTGGTAGCTGTGTACCTGCTGAGATGTTTGCCAGATGCCATCGCCCTTCACCCCAGGCAGGATCAACGACCTGGAAAGGGTTTCTGACCTCAGGAAAAACTTAGCACGCTACCTCTGTAGGCTGTGGGAGCAATACCTTACACTTATATTTCCCTATCTGCGCTCGTGACGAACACAGCTAGAACACAGATAGTTAGATTTTCCGATTAATCAAATATTTAACGGTGAGGCAGCCACCGCTGCGAGTCTTGAAAAGAGGGTGGCTTTTGGCACCGGCAGCCGCCGCACACAATCCTATATCCTCTGTGCCGGCTGCTCGTCGCCCACCTTGACTGCTGCCGGCATTTCTTCATCCCTCCTAATTCGGACGCGCCTCCCAAGCTGGGTGCGTGAGCAACTTTTCCATCACTCTCACGCCCCGTAGTTGGTTTGTCAGTGGCAAATGCCCCTTCGGTGCACTCAGATCCCAGGTAAATCCTTGGGGGTAGCGAGTCCAGTTATTGCCGGCTTTCCAGTTAATTTTCGGCCACAGTTTGTCCCAGTTTTTGCCGACGGATAGCCAAATTTCTCGCTGTACAGAAAAACCAAACTTGCCTTCTGAGTAAACCCCCCACAAATAATCGAGGGTTTGCAGATCGGGGATGGGGAAGTTGTCTACTTCGGTGAAATACAGCCACTTTCTTTGCAATGCACTGGCACCGGCTAACTCACACATCAATTGCAGTGTCAGCCGATCTGCTTCTTGAAAGTCTTGAGCTGCAAGCATTTTTTGCAGCGGGAGATAGTCGATTCCCCGTTCTGAGCGTAGCGGGACGACTCCGGTGGGAAAGTGAGTGTTCAGGAATTCTGCTGCTTTGGGTGAATCGGATTGGAAAAGCATCTGGTAAGCTTTCCCGATGGCCACAGTTGCCGGCCCAGACCGGCGCTCTATTAAGAATTCCATTAAAATGTCCAAACCGGCCTCACTCGGATCTGCCAGCTGCTGAATCAGTTGCAGTTGGGTTTTCTCTGGTGCCGATCTTAACTGGGAGCCAAAGCCGGTGATATCCATTGAGGCGTTGGGGGCTGAGGAAGTCGTCGAGTCAATCATGAGCAGCTATCAGCGATCAGCTATCAGCTATCCGCTGAAGCATGAGTTTTAACCTATTGTACAATCCTCGTCGCGCTCATCTCACGCTTTGGTTAGCGGTTTAAGCGGGATTGCCTTGGGGATGCAAGATTCGGTTAATAATGGCGGTGGTGGAGGAAGGAATTTCAATGTTAACCAACTCGATGCGACCCCCATAAGCTTGAACCGTTGGGGCTTCGGGCAGAGTTTGAATTTGATAGTCGCCGCCTTTAACGTAGATATCCGGTTTCAAGCCGGCAATCAGGTTGGTTGCAGTGGTTTCGCTAAAGATCACGACTCCGTCCACCGGCTTGAGCGCACATAGCACTTCTGCGCGTTGCATTTCTGGCACTATAGGCCGGTTGGGAAGTCCCTCCCGGTTGGGTTTGATAGCTTGTACAGAGTGATCGCTGTTTAGCCCGACAATGAGTGTTCGTCCGAGGGATTTGGCGGCTTGCAGGTAGCGAACATGACCGGCATGGAGCAGATCAAAGCAGCCGTTGGTAAATACAAGGGTTCTCCAGCGTTCGGGTTCTGAGGCGAGGGCTTGTTGCAGTTCAGTTAAGGTGTAAAGACCAGGAAACATGATTTTTGGGAGAGTGGGGCGCTGTGCCGGTGTGGGAAAGGACAAATTCTATATTTTTCCTCTTTTACCCTACACCGACGTGGCACCCACTCCCTTTGATGGTTGCTTTTAGCGGTTAGCCGGTTCAAAGTTGAGCGACAACTGGGATCTTTGAGCGCTGGGCTGCACGATTGCATTCTGAGGGACAGTGGGCTGC from Microcoleus sp. FACHB-68 includes:
- a CDS encoding DUF262 domain-containing protein, with protein sequence MSPAKIHGAEYSIGKVFSDDFVFTIPLYQRPYAWTTEQAGEMLEDLIAFLGDGYKSIENVNPYFLGSIVLIKGDSPEADVVDGQQRLTTLTILLAALRSLMQTEKAKHLTPFLYEIGNRFKGSKDNYRLTLRERDAEFFKKNIQKEGGINNLAELNSAVLSDSQKNIKENALLFIKRLQELPESKQDDLAEFIITQCFMVVVSTPDMDSAYRIFSVLNDRGLDLSYTDILKSEIIGKIPETAQQEAYTAKWEAIEERLGRETFKDLFAHIRMIYRKAKQSESILKEFRKEVLPAKTPQQFIDETLEPLADAFYDIKNLSYQSEKFAEKINGMFKCLNQIDNSDWMPPAIFYLSQNYNKPDLLVRFFNDLERLAAGLMIQRFNINKRIESYRRLLMAIEQGEDLYTSASPLQLTPEAQNNILQILNGDIYLVPKICSYTLLRLDAKLSEGEASYHFPNVTVEHVLPQSPAANSEWMQWFPTQEERQKYVHRLGNLVLLSRKKNSRAQNYHFDRKKQQYFTTQSGVSAFAITTQVLHEKEWTTAVIERRQKNLMDVLKNLWRL
- the rfaE2 gene encoding D-glycero-beta-D-manno-heptose 1-phosphate adenylyltransferase: MFPGLYTLTELQQALASEPERWRTLVFTNGCFDLLHAGHVRYLQAAKSLGRTLIVGLNSDHSVQAIKPNREGLPNRPIVPEMQRAEVLCALKPVDGVVIFSETTATNLIAGLKPDIYVKGGDYQIQTLPEAPTVQAYGGRIELVNIEIPSSTTAIINRILHPQGNPA
- a CDS encoding ATP-binding protein, encoding MSFPNTHTIASIRFLQRQAASLLLYQNVLTGTVGQTFLNLLQALHQSDASGTNCLQAYGSWFKALATKNQSWQNYLIAQILKDENPFTQHAQQTEFDNLPSALIAAAQHDLQALQSLYYCSGEQLSRWVQTASAIPDAPVVWDYEQTEEKATSKLQIVSFLQSQNNWSGALENLTNYYQKYGTGLFAEARAVRWNSGKLVKIPHPDSIKLNELMGYELQRETLLKNTEFLLAGFPALHVLLYGSRGSGKSSLVKALLNECGERGLRLVEVAKSDMKDLPTIVEQLRNLPQKFIIFVDDLSFEEDDDAFKALKVVLEGNITARPQNVIVYATSNRRHLIREFFDDRPRPSSGEEVHAWDTVQEKLSFSDRFGLTLTFEPANQDTYLKIVRHLAAQAGINLSQEDLDYKALQWATRHNGRSGRTARQFVDFLRAELAIAGQLSKKGKKRS
- a CDS encoding IctB family putative bicarbonate transporter, whose amino-acid sequence is MNSVWQQLTLENFLLHKWQTASYFYRLIGDPLRAWRKGSVLMQWGEPIAAILVSLIFALVPFVSNDLVGVLLIACACFWLLLTLSDEAQVGVTPIHWMVLLYWSVATVATALSPVKKAAFVGWGKLTLYLLLFALLSRLLRSPRIRAWLIGLYLHTCLIVSVYGMRQWFFGAPPLATWTDPTSASANMTRVYSYLGNPNLLAGYLLPAVALSIAAMFAWRSWGAKALALTMTVVHSACLILTFSRGGWIGMVVSLGIMMLLLVYWISIELPPFWRTWAMPAVLGGAVAALIVAVMFVEPVRDRVFSIFLDRKDSSNNFRINVWDAVLAMIRDRPILGIGPGNSAFNKIYPLYMKPRFTALSAYSIWLEVAVETGFIGLICFIWLLLVTFNQARVQLARLRRLGSAEGYWLIAAIATIAGMLAHGFVDTVWYRPEVSTLWWLMVAIVASYYTVPNRQTADERISSEDSAV
- a CDS encoding GUN4 domain-containing protein is translated as MIDSTTSSAPNASMDITGFGSQLRSAPEKTQLQLIQQLADPSEAGLDILMEFLIERRSGPATVAIGKAYQMLFQSDSPKAAEFLNTHFPTGVVPLRSERGIDYLPLQKMLAAQDFQEADRLTLQLMCELAGASALQRKWLYFTEVDNFPIPDLQTLDYLWGVYSEGKFGFSVQREIWLSVGKNWDKLWPKINWKAGNNWTRYPQGFTWDLSAPKGHLPLTNQLRGVRVMEKLLTHPAWEARPN
- the ruvA gene encoding Holliday junction branch migration protein RuvA; this translates as MISYLKGKVAGIHKSTANRITLTLEVNQVGYDLQIPPRMVQQLPAAGEAFQVFTHLQIREDQQVLYGFASAAERDLFRQLVSVSGIGAQLAIALLDTLGLQDLVQAIVTSNTRQLAKTPGVGAKTAERIALELKTKLAEWRQQSGLAMPVPAGVATALQEDVEMTLLALGYTSPEVMEALSALSEDASLSENTDAEAWIRASIAWLSRQ
- a CDS encoding GAF domain-containing sensor histidine kinase, which encodes MDSLDSLSAVAQEEQRLLILAELGLLEAQKVPVFEEAVQTAADFLEIPICILGVLDKDRQWLKAAVGLSDLLPLKQQAQIHLLRNECFCSQVVESAKVLAIRDTANHPLFAHRSLVQQYGIRAYLGVPLLTSTGHCLGTLAVMDLAPRTFTVKEIQFLELTARWCMSEFERQRLAGEPAQRFSSSGAGFASQSQRGFQTALKQIKAEMLTHVTQALRTPLTSVMGMASVLERGIYGPLNNKQQEYLEIIHGSGRYLISLVDEILALGELDDSMPELRLTAIDIEMLCQQVINALEQDASRREQEIRLSVEPGHRIWMLDKLKIQQLLYNLLFCVIQSATAGSIIRLHVSRRISGFNIAVWVSHPWLGEGLPLAALSSCPLSELTLSQSLAADESSKLPDELETPHITNAQMLAESNLEALVESERLEPARQFGGNRSREGIGLLLSCVLAEMHNGDISIQGSPESGYRYVVSLPEVTASFTEPYGS
- a CDS encoding nucleoside deaminase, which translates into the protein MTDEKFMKMAIEKAKEGLTKGPTPFGACIVKDGEVISCVHNVVWQSTDITAHAEVHAIREACKKLNTIDLSGCVIYSTCEPCPMCFSACHWANISKIVYGTSIEDAQNAGFRELNISNQQMKQLGNSSIEIQGGFMKEENLEIFQEWENVKSGKLY